One genomic segment of Bradyrhizobium prioriisuperbiae includes these proteins:
- a CDS encoding ABC transporter ATP-binding protein, with translation MLDVANLSVAYGQHRALDGVALNIERGEIVTILGANGAGKTSLLKAIAGMVPTLPGKRVTLDGHDLAPLAAHDIVERGLALVPEGRGIFGDLTVKENLLLGANPKRARDGEAARQKQLFDMFPRLQERAAQVARTMSGGEQQMLAIGRALMSNPVILLLDEPSLGLSPAMVHELFVTLRRIRETGVGLLLVEQNAQESLRIADRGYVLENGSIVDHDTAASLRSNPAVQRAYLGGPVTSRPITPQ, from the coding sequence ATGCTTGATGTCGCCAACCTCAGCGTCGCCTACGGCCAGCACCGCGCCCTCGACGGCGTCGCGCTGAACATTGAACGCGGGGAAATCGTCACCATCCTCGGCGCGAACGGCGCAGGGAAAACCTCGCTCCTGAAGGCCATCGCCGGGATGGTGCCGACGCTGCCCGGAAAGCGCGTGACTCTCGATGGTCATGACCTCGCCCCCCTCGCCGCCCACGATATCGTCGAGCGCGGCCTTGCGCTGGTTCCCGAAGGCCGCGGCATCTTCGGCGACCTGACCGTGAAGGAAAACCTGCTGCTGGGCGCCAATCCAAAACGCGCCCGCGACGGAGAAGCAGCGCGCCAGAAGCAGCTTTTCGACATGTTTCCGCGCCTGCAGGAACGCGCCGCACAGGTAGCGCGCACCATGAGCGGTGGCGAACAGCAGATGCTCGCAATCGGCCGCGCGCTGATGTCGAATCCGGTGATCCTGCTGCTCGATGAGCCATCGCTCGGCCTCTCCCCCGCCATGGTCCACGAACTGTTCGTCACGCTCCGGCGTATCCGCGAAACCGGCGTCGGCCTGCTGCTGGTCGAACAGAACGCCCAGGAAAGCCTGCGCATCGCCGACCGCGGTTATGTGCTCGAGAACGGCAGCATCGTCGACCACGATACCGCTGCCAGCCTGCGATCCAATCCGGCGGTCCAGCGCGCCTATCTCGGCGGGCCGGTGACCAGCCGCCCAATCACACCACAATGA
- a CDS encoding aldehyde dehydrogenase has product MHEISLLLDSKDVPAANGATFDRLNPVTGDIASRAAAAQVADARRAADAAAAAFPAWSSTGPSARRAILLKAADLLAAKGPQFVELMAVETGATAGWAGFNVPLAAGMLREAAAMTTQISGEVIPSDKPGCLAMAIRQPAGVVLSMAPWNAPVILGVRALALPLACGNTVILKASEICPGTHRLIAECLRDAGLPPGVLNVITNAPEDAPELIETLIAHPAVRRINFTGSTRVGRIIAQVAAKYLKPALLELGGKAPLVVLDDADIDAAVAAASFGAFMNQGQICMSTERLVVDEKIADSFVAKLAAKAGSLVAGDPRKGNTPLGSLIGTDAATRIQALISDAVGKGAKVVAGGRSEGTLMSATVIDRVNSSMRIYGEESFGPVVCVVRVNGVDEAVRIANDTEYGLSAAVFGRDIARAFDVAKRIESGICHVNGPTVHDEAQMPFGGTKASGYGRFGGKAGIAEFTELRWITIETGPQHYPI; this is encoded by the coding sequence ATGCATGAAATCTCACTTCTGCTCGACAGCAAGGACGTTCCGGCCGCGAACGGCGCCACGTTCGATCGCCTCAATCCGGTGACCGGCGACATCGCGAGCCGCGCCGCGGCGGCTCAGGTCGCCGACGCCCGCCGCGCCGCGGATGCGGCGGCCGCCGCCTTCCCTGCATGGTCATCGACCGGTCCCAGCGCCCGGCGTGCCATTCTGCTGAAAGCCGCGGATCTGCTGGCGGCAAAAGGTCCGCAGTTCGTTGAACTGATGGCCGTGGAAACCGGCGCGACGGCCGGCTGGGCAGGATTCAACGTCCCCCTCGCCGCCGGCATGCTGCGCGAAGCCGCCGCCATGACCACGCAGATTTCCGGCGAAGTGATCCCGTCGGACAAGCCGGGCTGTCTTGCCATGGCGATCCGCCAGCCGGCGGGTGTCGTGCTCAGCATGGCGCCGTGGAATGCGCCGGTCATTCTCGGCGTCCGTGCGCTGGCTTTGCCGCTGGCCTGCGGCAACACCGTGATCCTGAAGGCCTCCGAGATCTGCCCCGGCACCCATCGGCTGATCGCCGAATGCCTGCGCGATGCGGGCCTGCCGCCGGGTGTGCTCAACGTCATAACCAATGCGCCGGAAGACGCACCGGAGCTGATCGAAACCCTGATCGCACATCCGGCCGTGCGTCGCATCAACTTCACCGGATCGACCCGGGTTGGCCGGATCATCGCGCAGGTCGCGGCGAAATATCTCAAGCCGGCGCTGCTCGAACTCGGCGGCAAGGCACCGCTGGTGGTGCTCGACGACGCCGATATCGACGCCGCGGTTGCCGCCGCGAGTTTCGGCGCCTTCATGAACCAGGGGCAGATCTGCATGTCGACCGAGCGTCTCGTGGTCGATGAAAAGATCGCCGACAGCTTCGTGGCCAAACTTGCGGCCAAGGCCGGGTCGCTGGTTGCCGGAGATCCGCGCAAGGGCAATACGCCGCTCGGATCACTGATCGGAACCGATGCGGCAACCCGCATTCAGGCGCTGATCAGCGATGCCGTCGGCAAGGGCGCCAAAGTCGTCGCCGGCGGACGCAGCGAAGGCACCTTGATGTCGGCAACCGTGATCGATCGCGTCAACTCCTCGATGCGCATCTATGGCGAGGAGTCGTTTGGACCGGTCGTGTGCGTGGTCCGGGTCAACGGCGTCGACGAAGCCGTGCGCATCGCCAACGACACCGAGTACGGGCTGTCCGCCGCCGTGTTCGGCCGCGACATCGCCCGCGCCTTCGATGTCGCCAAGCGCATCGAGTCCGGCATCTGCCATGTCAACGGCCCGACCGTGCATGACGAGGCCCAGATGCCGTTCGGTGGCACCAAGGCCTCCGGTTATGGCCGGTTCGGAGGCAAGGCCGGGATCGCCGAATTCACCGAGCTGCGCTGGATCACCATCGAGACCGGCCCCCAGCACTATCCGATATGA
- a CDS encoding DUF930 domain-containing protein, producing the protein MKITAVAVLLGLVAFNSAEAADSRFFASLSRLDPRTRLEQVCDLEAMLRIHRDGSSAHPDRAKSDVLSPPRHTGDVLNAPGAAFRDRGHWYKLAFVCKGSPDHLKVQSFSYKVGELIPQSKWADYGLWR; encoded by the coding sequence GTGAAAATCACTGCGGTTGCTGTCTTGCTCGGACTTGTCGCTTTCAATTCAGCTGAGGCAGCCGATTCACGGTTTTTCGCCAGCCTCAGCCGTCTCGATCCGCGAACACGTCTGGAGCAAGTCTGCGATCTCGAGGCGATGCTGCGAATTCATCGAGACGGCAGTTCCGCTCATCCTGACAGGGCGAAATCCGACGTCCTGTCGCCGCCGCGACATACCGGCGACGTGTTGAACGCCCCGGGCGCGGCATTCCGCGACCGGGGGCACTGGTACAAGCTGGCCTTCGTCTGCAAGGGATCGCCGGACCATCTGAAGGTGCAGTCGTTCAGCTACAAGGTCGGCGAACTGATCCCGCAATCGAAGTGGGCCGATTACGGGTTGTGGCGGTAG
- a CDS encoding penicillin acylase family protein, whose protein sequence is MNKRMKQAVQGLLSATAFTAVLAFGAEARDQEGLSSAARLSTSSVAGLRAPGKILVDVWGIPHIYAGNEHDLFFLQGFNAARDRLWQIDLWRKRGLGVLARDFGPAYVEQDKALRLFLYRGDMTTEWAAYGPKAKTYTEAFVAGINAYVADVRAGRRPRPVEFKIAGTMPDLWSPEDVVRIRSHGLTRNVASEVKRSLVACAAGLEADRLRVKLEPAWTTKIPEGLDPCSIPKDVLAPYDLATRPVAFAGPGQKTALAHDPDTYLAEADQQRDTIGSNNWVVAPSRTATGRPILANDPHREHSVPSLRYIVGLNAPGLSVIGAGEPALPGISIGHNGTIAFGLTIFNVDQEDLYVYELNPADLTQYRYRDGWETMRIVRETEEVKGEAPRDIELKFTRHGPVLLVDEANKRAFAVRTVWSEPGTSAYFGSSDYMTAKDWNGFLTAMRRWGAPSENQVYADVKGNIGWVPGAKTPRRGNYDGLMPVPGDGRYEWQGFLGLDDLPRVYRPEQGWFATANQMNLPDNYPVAERKVGFEWADSARWQRIVEVLKANNKVTLADAMDLQNDDTSMLARRLIALLKPLTSDDANVKKALTLLKAWDARDTADSAAAAVFEVWIANHLGAAVVKVAAPKAADIIAPDPASISAVVGFLERPDATLGSDPAAARDSILRDSLATAVAEVAAKLGPDETGWAWGKLHKAQFNHALMPLADKATAPQLSVGPLALGGAANVPHAATYRRSDYQLTSGASFRMVLDVGNWDASRTINTPGQSGDPFSGHYRDLAPLWATGQYVPLLYSRTAVEAATGEAITLTPR, encoded by the coding sequence ATGAACAAGCGGATGAAGCAGGCCGTGCAAGGGCTATTGTCGGCAACGGCCTTCACGGCCGTTCTGGCGTTTGGTGCCGAGGCGCGCGACCAGGAAGGTTTGTCGTCGGCGGCGCGGCTGTCGACCAGCAGCGTCGCCGGACTGCGGGCGCCGGGCAAGATCCTGGTCGACGTCTGGGGCATCCCTCATATCTATGCCGGCAACGAGCACGACCTGTTTTTCCTGCAAGGTTTCAACGCGGCCCGCGACCGTCTCTGGCAGATCGACCTCTGGCGCAAGCGTGGGTTGGGAGTGCTCGCCAGGGATTTTGGACCGGCTTATGTCGAGCAGGATAAGGCGCTACGGCTGTTTCTCTATCGGGGCGATATGACCACCGAGTGGGCGGCCTACGGACCGAAAGCCAAGACCTATACCGAGGCCTTCGTGGCCGGCATCAACGCCTACGTTGCCGATGTGCGGGCTGGTCGGCGTCCGCGGCCGGTAGAGTTCAAGATCGCCGGGACGATGCCGGATCTCTGGTCCCCGGAAGATGTGGTCCGCATTCGCAGTCATGGACTGACCAGAAACGTTGCCTCCGAGGTCAAGCGATCGCTGGTGGCCTGCGCCGCCGGACTTGAGGCGGACCGGTTGCGGGTCAAGCTCGAGCCGGCATGGACCACGAAGATTCCCGAGGGGCTCGATCCCTGCAGCATTCCCAAGGACGTGCTCGCGCCCTACGACCTGGCGACGCGGCCGGTGGCATTCGCCGGCCCGGGCCAGAAGACTGCCCTGGCGCATGATCCCGATACGTATCTCGCGGAGGCGGATCAGCAGCGCGACACCATCGGATCCAACAACTGGGTGGTGGCACCGTCGCGGACCGCGACCGGGCGTCCCATTCTCGCCAACGACCCGCATCGCGAACACAGCGTGCCGTCGCTGCGCTACATCGTCGGCCTCAATGCCCCAGGGCTGTCGGTGATCGGCGCGGGCGAGCCGGCGCTTCCCGGAATATCCATCGGTCATAACGGGACGATCGCCTTCGGCCTGACGATCTTCAACGTCGATCAGGAAGACCTCTACGTGTATGAGCTCAATCCGGCGGATCTGACCCAATACCGTTATCGCGACGGCTGGGAGACGATGCGCATCGTTCGCGAGACCGAGGAGGTCAAGGGCGAGGCGCCGAGGGACATCGAACTCAAGTTCACCCGGCATGGCCCGGTCCTGCTGGTCGACGAGGCGAACAAGCGGGCGTTCGCCGTTCGCACCGTCTGGTCCGAGCCGGGGACGTCGGCCTATTTCGGTTCATCCGATTACATGACGGCAAAGGACTGGAATGGTTTTCTGACCGCCATGCGGCGCTGGGGCGCGCCGTCGGAGAACCAGGTCTATGCCGACGTGAAGGGCAATATCGGCTGGGTGCCCGGTGCGAAGACGCCGCGACGGGGCAACTACGACGGTCTGATGCCGGTGCCTGGCGACGGCCGTTACGAGTGGCAGGGCTTTCTCGGGCTCGACGACCTGCCGCGTGTTTACCGTCCGGAGCAGGGCTGGTTTGCCACGGCGAACCAGATGAACCTGCCGGATAACTATCCCGTTGCTGAGCGCAAGGTCGGGTTCGAGTGGGCGGATAGCGCGCGCTGGCAGCGTATCGTCGAGGTGCTGAAGGCCAACAACAAGGTGACGCTGGCCGATGCGATGGACCTGCAGAACGACGATACCTCGATGCTGGCACGGCGGCTCATCGCGCTGCTGAAGCCGCTGACGTCGGACGACGCCAATGTTAAAAAGGCGCTCACTTTGTTGAAGGCCTGGGATGCGCGCGACACGGCGGACAGCGCAGCTGCGGCCGTCTTCGAAGTGTGGATTGCCAATCATCTCGGGGCGGCAGTCGTCAAGGTGGCGGCGCCAAAAGCAGCCGACATCATCGCGCCCGATCCCGCCAGCATCTCGGCGGTGGTCGGTTTCCTCGAGCGTCCCGACGCCACGCTCGGATCCGATCCTGCGGCGGCGCGCGATAGTATTCTGCGCGACAGTCTCGCCACCGCCGTCGCCGAGGTCGCCGCTAAATTGGGGCCGGACGAGACCGGCTGGGCCTGGGGCAAGCTGCACAAGGCGCAATTCAATCACGCGCTGATGCCGCTGGCGGACAAGGCGACGGCGCCGCAGCTGTCGGTTGGGCCGCTGGCGCTTGGCGGCGCCGCCAACGTGCCGCACGCCGCCACCTATCGCCGCTCCGATTACCAGCTGACCTCGGGGGCCTCGTTCCGCATGGTACTCGACGTCGGCAACTGGGACGCCAGCCGCACCATCAATACCCCCGGGCAGTCGGGCGATCCATTCAGCGGACACTACCGCGACCTTGCTCCGCTGTGGGCGACCGGCCAGTACGTTCCGCTGCTCTACAGCCGCACGGCCGTTGAAGCCGCGACCGGGGAGGCGATCACCTTGACGCCGCGGTGA
- a CDS encoding glycosyltransferase family 1 protein: MKNILVVSESLGEPNHKRGIFHFTRELVRSLQADGHRLTLVVETTRRYRKLKRQQDRVRLFPPGSRLVELLALYRFLDENDMSERGVLSPLRQSIDWVMRRARAAASLDLAMSVLRSIGLFRRPVRLIENSAGGFDYVPADLRHLELFKAFQLESGIYSHQGLSSVANLPPPQVDGRNYDVVLIDAPTRVTIRRGPNTKVVCVVHDLLPVTDLKLSDVATRIYMLRLITSLRQADELRFVSRYTRDRFAELLPQFAHLPSRVVYPRTRFEVPRPRSVAGRNEPVRPSFVVIVSAEHRKNLHGVIQAFKSLPNADLFVIGYTGGTKVTHQLPPNVRYTGYLDEREKAALIADAYGVIMPSFAEGFGVPIIEALAANTPVLCSDIAVFREVAGDLADYFDPFSTRSICESVGRVITRQQEWREKIVAQRTTLMKRYGHQTQGRDFLASCDRTHQLIFATQ, translated from the coding sequence ATGAAGAACATCCTTGTCGTCAGCGAATCCCTTGGGGAGCCGAACCACAAGCGCGGAATTTTTCACTTCACGCGCGAGTTGGTCCGCTCGCTGCAGGCCGACGGCCATCGCCTGACGCTGGTCGTCGAGACGACGCGGCGCTATCGCAAACTGAAGCGCCAGCAGGATCGCGTGCGGCTGTTCCCGCCGGGGTCACGTCTGGTGGAATTGCTCGCCCTCTACCGGTTTCTTGACGAGAACGACATGAGCGAGCGCGGGGTGCTAAGCCCGCTGCGGCAAAGCATCGACTGGGTCATGAGGCGGGCACGCGCGGCGGCCTCGCTCGATCTCGCGATGTCAGTGCTGCGGTCGATCGGCCTGTTTCGCCGTCCGGTCCGCCTGATCGAGAACAGCGCAGGCGGGTTCGATTATGTGCCGGCAGACCTGCGCCATCTCGAGCTGTTCAAGGCATTCCAGCTCGAATCCGGTATCTACAGCCATCAGGGCCTATCCTCGGTTGCGAACTTGCCGCCGCCACAGGTGGACGGGCGCAACTACGACGTCGTGCTGATCGATGCGCCGACGCGGGTAACAATCCGGCGCGGGCCGAACACCAAGGTCGTTTGTGTTGTTCACGATCTGTTGCCGGTCACCGACCTGAAGCTGAGCGATGTCGCGACACGGATCTACATGCTGCGACTGATCACAAGCCTGCGCCAAGCCGATGAACTGCGCTTCGTATCCCGCTACACCCGGGATCGCTTCGCCGAGCTGCTGCCTCAGTTCGCACATCTGCCGTCGCGGGTGGTTTATCCGCGCACCCGTTTCGAGGTGCCGCGGCCACGGTCGGTCGCCGGCCGTAACGAACCAGTCCGGCCGAGTTTCGTCGTCATCGTGTCGGCTGAGCACAGAAAAAACCTTCACGGCGTGATCCAGGCCTTCAAGTCGCTTCCGAACGCCGACCTCTTCGTGATCGGCTACACCGGCGGCACCAAGGTCACACACCAGTTGCCACCCAATGTCAGGTACACTGGATACCTCGACGAGCGGGAGAAGGCGGCGCTGATCGCCGACGCGTATGGGGTGATCATGCCGAGCTTTGCCGAAGGCTTTGGTGTGCCGATCATCGAGGCGCTGGCCGCGAACACGCCGGTCTTGTGCTCGGATATTGCGGTGTTTCGCGAGGTGGCGGGTGATCTTGCCGATTATTTCGATCCATTCTCGACCAGGTCGATCTGCGAGTCGGTCGGGCGTGTGATCACACGCCAGCAGGAATGGCGTGAGAAGATCGTGGCGCAGCGCACGACGCTGATGAAGCGGTATGGTCACCAGACCCAGGGGCGCGACTTCCTTGCCTCATGCGACCGAACGCATCAGCTCATCTTTGCGACGCAATAG
- a CDS encoding ABC transporter ATP-binding protein, with amino-acid sequence MTHLQLHDVCLDYPIYGTYDFLLKRRLLGRLLKQESEMRVVRALEHISFRADVGARIGLQGPNGSGKSTLLRLIARVYPPTSGSVSLAGHVMPLLGLNVGANLDFAAEENIRLLLRISGRTPTPKIVDDIWAFTEIDERMRRVPLRTFSSGMLMRVLFATATALPADILLLDEWLSVVDEKFSAKAEQRLRKLISMAGIVVIASHDHALLRRICTSIIKLDHGRIAQTTHVDRGADLLLLKEMRA; translated from the coding sequence ATGACACATCTGCAACTGCATGATGTTTGCCTGGATTATCCGATCTACGGCACCTACGACTTCCTGCTGAAACGCCGGCTGCTGGGACGCCTTCTCAAGCAGGAGAGCGAGATGCGGGTCGTGCGCGCGCTGGAGCATATTTCGTTTCGCGCCGACGTCGGCGCGCGGATCGGGCTCCAGGGACCGAATGGCTCCGGCAAGTCGACATTGCTGCGCCTGATCGCCAGGGTCTATCCGCCGACAAGTGGCAGCGTCTCGCTCGCCGGGCATGTCATGCCGCTGCTGGGCCTCAACGTCGGCGCCAATCTCGATTTTGCCGCGGAGGAGAACATTCGCCTGCTGCTGCGCATCAGTGGTCGCACGCCGACGCCAAAGATCGTCGATGACATCTGGGCCTTTACCGAGATCGATGAGCGCATGCGGCGCGTACCGCTGCGCACGTTCTCTTCGGGTATGCTGATGCGCGTGTTGTTTGCGACGGCCACCGCATTGCCCGCCGACATTTTGCTGCTCGACGAGTGGCTCAGCGTGGTCGACGAGAAGTTCTCGGCCAAGGCCGAACAGCGGCTGCGGAAGCTGATCTCGATGGCGGGGATCGTGGTCATCGCCTCGCACGATCACGCGCTGCTGCGCCGGATCTGCACCAGCATCATCAAACTCGATCATGGCCGCATTGCGCAGACGACGCATGTCGACCGTGGAGCGGATTTATTATTATTGAAAGAGATGCGAGCATGA
- a CDS encoding glycosyltransferase, which yields MTTIHDLRRRPSVLHVFKIYYPDLFGGTLTVIRDICAGLKNRFAFAALVCSRSKEPRHIVVDDVSVERVRSFGDLLSMPLAPTYPLSLWRRIARHDLCALHAPFPLADLVFALGFGRRCPLVVHWHADIVTHATLRPLVEPLMRRTLRRAEAIIVSDAVLLRKTPLLREFADKVHVVPFGIDTSTYDRPALARDSEREDRARHPTVVLACGRLVPYKGFDVLLRAAAGQTFDVWIVGEGRERERLEQLVSTLGLGERVRLLGCVPDDELVQLMAKADVFVLPSVTSAETFGLAQLEAMAAGLPIVNTSLATAVPLIARDGIEAITVLPGDHEGLAEALNTLADDAELRDRMGRAGRLRARSVYSVDTFREGIDTVYRRAIADHAARHKPASRQDHAMPSSIRVAATLAWSDMRHRYVRSILGPFWMSLQMAVMVMVLGSVIGQMSDTGTAERLPMLAVSLTAWTFLSGVVLDATGALQGAGSLIKDRALPPIIFLLQCVFRQGLFALHNLCVPVVLWLLLARHGSAHLLAAMPGLVLFIGCTLGLGLVLGALATRYRDLKPIIESSLTLAFLSAPIIWTTDFISHGSIVLRLNPLTHLFAVWRDPLATGHVDIMSVVYVLVFAAILAIASVVAVARLRKAVFWI from the coding sequence ATGACAACGATCCATGACTTGCGCCGGCGCCCCTCGGTTCTGCACGTCTTCAAGATCTATTATCCAGACCTGTTCGGCGGGACGCTCACGGTGATCCGTGACATCTGTGCCGGGCTGAAGAACCGGTTTGCCTTTGCAGCACTGGTTTGCTCGCGTTCGAAGGAGCCCCGCCACATCGTAGTGGACGACGTTTCCGTCGAGCGCGTCCGGTCGTTCGGCGATCTCCTGTCGATGCCGCTGGCGCCGACCTATCCGCTGTCGCTGTGGCGGCGGATCGCGAGGCACGATCTGTGCGCGCTCCATGCACCGTTTCCGCTTGCCGATCTGGTGTTTGCGCTGGGTTTTGGTCGCAGGTGCCCGCTGGTGGTGCACTGGCATGCCGACATCGTCACGCATGCCACGCTGCGTCCGCTGGTTGAGCCGCTGATGCGCCGGACGCTACGGCGTGCTGAGGCCATCATCGTCTCTGACGCCGTTTTGTTGCGCAAGACGCCGCTGTTGCGGGAGTTCGCGGACAAGGTCCATGTCGTCCCGTTTGGCATCGACACCTCGACATACGATCGGCCGGCGCTTGCGCGCGACAGCGAACGTGAGGATCGCGCCCGGCACCCGACGGTGGTGCTCGCCTGCGGCCGGCTCGTTCCCTACAAGGGCTTCGACGTGCTGCTGCGCGCCGCCGCGGGCCAGACCTTCGATGTCTGGATCGTGGGCGAGGGACGTGAGCGCGAGCGGCTTGAGCAATTGGTCAGCACCCTTGGCCTCGGTGAGCGGGTCCGGTTGCTCGGTTGTGTGCCCGACGACGAACTCGTGCAACTGATGGCCAAGGCCGACGTCTTCGTTTTGCCGTCGGTCACTTCTGCGGAAACGTTCGGTCTCGCCCAGCTCGAGGCGATGGCCGCGGGGCTTCCGATCGTCAATACGTCACTCGCGACCGCGGTTCCACTGATCGCGCGCGACGGGATCGAGGCGATCACGGTGCTGCCGGGCGATCACGAGGGCCTCGCCGAGGCCCTCAACACCCTGGCGGACGATGCAGAGCTGCGTGACCGCATGGGCCGCGCCGGCCGACTGCGAGCACGGTCGGTCTACTCGGTCGATACCTTCCGGGAAGGGATCGATACGGTCTATCGCCGAGCGATCGCGGACCATGCGGCGCGCCACAAACCAGCCAGCCGTCAGGATCATGCGATGCCGAGTTCGATCCGGGTCGCGGCGACGCTCGCCTGGTCCGACATGCGTCATCGTTATGTCCGATCGATCCTCGGCCCGTTCTGGATGTCGCTGCAGATGGCGGTCATGGTGATGGTGCTCGGTTCCGTGATCGGCCAGATGTCCGATACCGGCACGGCCGAGCGGCTGCCGATGCTGGCGGTCAGCCTGACGGCATGGACGTTCCTGAGCGGCGTGGTGCTCGACGCGACCGGCGCATTGCAGGGGGCGGGCAGTCTGATCAAGGATCGCGCCCTGCCGCCAATCATCTTCCTGTTGCAATGCGTATTCCGCCAGGGGCTGTTCGCGCTGCACAATCTTTGCGTACCGGTCGTGCTCTGGCTGCTGCTGGCGCGGCACGGGTCCGCGCACCTGCTGGCCGCGATGCCGGGTCTCGTGCTTTTTATCGGTTGCACGCTCGGGCTCGGCCTGGTGCTGGGGGCACTCGCAACCCGCTACCGCGACCTGAAACCAATCATCGAATCGTCTCTGACACTGGCGTTCCTGTCGGCTCCGATCATCTGGACCACTGACTTCATCAGCCACGGATCGATCGTATTGCGCCTCAATCCGTTGACGCATCTGTTCGCAGTCTGGCGCGACCCGCTGGCGACCGGGCACGTCGATATCATGAGCGTGGTCTATGTCCTTGTCTTCGCAGCAATCCTGGCGATCGCCAGCGTTGTGGCCGTCGCGCGGTTGCGCAAAGCCGTGTTCTGGATCTGA
- a CDS encoding DUF6502 family protein, producing MGTPPRAPRPASPPPIAAQNLQRPLARLLRPLVRLCIRGGMTFPTLAQLLRELYVNVAEHDFVLDKKEQTDSRVTLLTGIHRKEVARLRGAGAPVNETPPALSRTSAIIARWIAAPEFTGPDGNPLPLPRTAGDDAPSFESLVTSITKDVRPRAVLDEWLDRNLVTLNENDEIVLVDAGFVPRGDDDRKWHYLGRNLHDHIAAAVDNVSTATPRFLERAVHYDGISQKLAARLEIRSRELAMEALKTLNREANRALAKDEGGNCRWNFGVYIYRETADTPPRDDRDAQS from the coding sequence ATGGGCACGCCTCCCCGAGCTCCGAGGCCTGCATCGCCTCCCCCGATCGCCGCGCAGAATCTGCAGAGACCACTCGCGCGCCTGTTGCGGCCGCTGGTCAGGCTGTGCATTCGCGGCGGCATGACGTTTCCGACGCTGGCACAGCTTCTGCGCGAGCTCTATGTCAACGTCGCCGAACACGATTTCGTCCTGGACAAGAAGGAGCAGACCGACAGCCGCGTCACCCTGCTCACCGGTATCCACCGCAAGGAGGTAGCGCGGCTGCGTGGCGCAGGCGCCCCGGTCAATGAAACGCCCCCTGCTCTGTCCCGCACCAGCGCGATCATCGCCCGCTGGATTGCCGCGCCGGAATTTACTGGCCCCGATGGAAATCCGCTGCCGCTGCCGCGCACGGCTGGTGACGACGCGCCTTCGTTCGAATCGCTCGTTACCTCGATCACCAAGGACGTGCGTCCGCGCGCGGTTCTCGACGAATGGCTCGACCGCAATCTCGTCACGCTGAATGAAAACGACGAGATCGTGCTGGTGGATGCCGGCTTCGTCCCGCGCGGCGACGATGATCGCAAGTGGCACTATCTCGGCCGCAATCTTCACGATCACATCGCCGCCGCGGTCGACAACGTGTCGACCGCAACGCCACGTTTTCTCGAGCGCGCGGTTCACTACGACGGAATTTCGCAAAAGCTGGCGGCGCGGCTGGAGATTCGATCCCGCGAACTGGCGATGGAGGCGTTGAAGACCCTCAACCGTGAGGCCAACCGCGCGCTCGCCAAGGACGAAGGCGGCAACTGCCGATGGAATTTCGGCGTGTATATCTACCGCGAAACTGCCGACACCCCGCCCCGTGACGACAGAGACGCCCAATCATGA